A single region of the Streptomyces sp. NBC_01262 genome encodes:
- a CDS encoding aldehyde dehydrogenase family protein has translation MCAEMARADQDSTMAIAHSTKPVVNPRTAEIIGEVTLLPATEVAQVARTSAEAFPIWAGTPVERRSQLVHDLARALAVRIPVLAQRFSLEHGKTVAEATVELNRAAETLQWSAEAVLRLTLASALPDRAGLRRRLTVDPAGPVLAIVPWNFPAVVLARKLGPALVMGCPVVVKGPEETPGVIAAFAEAASAAGLPDGLIQTVHTASAQADALVRHPEFRSVTFTGSTRVGRLVATAAAVNLTPCILELGGHAPAIVTVDADLDSAVAALVAAKFGSAGQSCGAPSRFLVDRRVLEPFVERFVQAAPSPDNQPGGTMGPLNNAARRDAVHALVCDATGKGARLRLGGYLPGGPGFYYPATVLIGVPPDARILAEEPFGPVAPVLGYDDDEEAISLANSTDYALSAYVFGETGHALSLGRRLNAGSVGVNCSPGAAPDAPLGGRDASGYGYEGGEQGVLAFGRLKVLQQAADD, from the coding sequence ATGTGTGCCGAAATGGCAAGAGCTGATCAGGACAGCACTATGGCTATCGCTCATTCTACCAAGCCAGTTGTTAACCCCAGGACTGCTGAAATTATCGGAGAGGTGACACTGCTCCCAGCCACCGAAGTCGCCCAGGTGGCCCGCACCTCGGCGGAGGCTTTTCCTATCTGGGCCGGCACCCCGGTGGAGCGGCGCTCCCAACTGGTCCACGACTTGGCCCGGGCGCTCGCGGTGCGCATCCCCGTACTGGCCCAACGTTTCAGCCTTGAACATGGCAAGACCGTCGCCGAAGCTACGGTGGAGTTGAATCGCGCAGCGGAGACCCTGCAATGGAGCGCTGAGGCCGTACTGCGCTTGACCCTAGCGTCCGCGCTGCCCGACCGCGCCGGACTGCGACGGCGGCTCACGGTGGACCCCGCAGGCCCGGTTCTCGCAATCGTGCCGTGGAACTTCCCCGCTGTCGTACTCGCCCGTAAGCTCGGCCCGGCGCTCGTCATGGGATGCCCAGTCGTGGTGAAGGGGCCCGAGGAAACTCCGGGCGTGATCGCCGCCTTTGCTGAAGCAGCGTCAGCCGCCGGGCTACCGGACGGCCTCATCCAGACTGTCCACACTGCTTCGGCACAGGCCGACGCACTTGTACGCCACCCAGAGTTCCGCTCTGTCACCTTTACCGGCTCTACCCGGGTGGGCCGCCTCGTCGCGACCGCCGCGGCGGTGAATCTCACCCCGTGCATCCTTGAACTCGGCGGCCACGCTCCGGCGATCGTAACGGTTGACGCCGACCTCGACTCCGCCGTGGCTGCCCTGGTCGCTGCGAAATTCGGTTCGGCTGGGCAGAGTTGCGGCGCGCCAAGCCGTTTCCTCGTGGACCGACGGGTACTTGAACCATTCGTCGAGCGCTTCGTTCAGGCCGCCCCAAGCCCGGATAACCAACCAGGAGGCACCATGGGCCCGCTGAACAATGCCGCCCGCAGGGACGCGGTACACGCCCTCGTGTGCGATGCCACCGGCAAGGGCGCCAGGCTGCGACTCGGTGGATATTTGCCCGGCGGCCCCGGCTTCTACTACCCGGCCACTGTCCTTATAGGCGTTCCGCCGGACGCCAGGATCCTGGCCGAAGAGCCGTTCGGGCCTGTTGCCCCTGTGCTGGGCTACGACGACGATGAAGAGGCCATCTCCCTTGCGAACAGCACTGACTACGCCCTGTCAGCCTATGTGTTCGGCGAAACTGGTCATGCCCTCAGCCTGGGCCGCCGACTCAACGCGGGCAGCGTTGGTGTGAACTGCTCCCCGGGTGCCGCTCCGGACGCACCACTCGGCGGACGCGACGCCAGCGGATATGGATACGAAGGCGGAGAGCAGGGAGTGCTGGCCTTTGGAAGGCTCAAGGTCCTCCAGCAAGCGGCCGATGACTGA
- a CDS encoding nuclear transport factor 2 family protein — MSLVTSEIRSAENLVTELFSIIDGCRWDDLPGVFAPDCVYDRPGYEPLIGLARIQLFYREERVIGSGSHHVLHVVSNLEAAACWGRFTGVSKIGHPLDEEFADTYTVRNSRIVHRQTYFYRPAI; from the coding sequence ATGAGCCTAGTTACGTCAGAGATCCGATCAGCCGAAAATCTCGTGACCGAGCTCTTCTCGATCATCGACGGCTGTCGCTGGGACGACCTTCCCGGTGTTTTTGCCCCGGACTGCGTCTACGACCGCCCCGGCTATGAACCGCTCATTGGCCTAGCCCGAATCCAGCTGTTCTACCGCGAAGAGCGTGTCATCGGCTCTGGGAGCCACCATGTCCTGCACGTCGTCAGCAACCTGGAGGCTGCTGCGTGCTGGGGCCGGTTTACTGGCGTCAGCAAGATAGGGCACCCGCTCGATGAGGAATTTGCCGACACATACACTGTTCGGAATAGCAGGATCGTGCACCGCCAGACCTACTTCTACCGTCCGGCGATCTGA